One Candidatus Hydrogenedentota bacterium genomic window carries:
- the corA gene encoding magnesium/cobalt transporter CorA, with the protein MRRKRRRKTHRESPFENKAGQSPGTAIFIGERKQDETHLEVMRYSADRVEEIRDATLADCRPPDNGADVVWVNVFGIHDVELIGALGDRFQIHPLTLEDIVNTSQRPKTEEFDDYFFVVLKMLNYIPDHRDIEIETMSLILGRNFVLSFQERQGDDFEPARERIRTGKGRIRRMAADYLAYALMDAVVDGYFVALEQIGDHIEIIEDEIVTAPAPRHMQEIHRLKREILFIRKSVWPLREEVSSLLKTDSPLIRNETRVYLRDVYDHTIRVIDMVETCRDILSSMHDTYLTSVSNRMNEVMKVLTIIATIFIPLTFVVGVYGMNFQHMPELAWRWGYFGVWSFMLALSAGMILYFRKRGWLG; encoded by the coding sequence ATGCGACGCAAACGCCGGCGGAAGACCCACCGCGAATCGCCCTTCGAAAACAAGGCCGGCCAATCCCCCGGCACCGCCATCTTCATCGGCGAGCGAAAACAGGATGAGACGCACCTCGAAGTGATGCGCTATTCGGCCGACCGCGTGGAGGAAATCCGGGACGCCACCCTGGCCGATTGCCGACCGCCGGACAATGGCGCCGACGTCGTCTGGGTCAATGTATTCGGCATCCACGACGTCGAACTCATCGGCGCGCTCGGCGATCGCTTCCAGATCCACCCGCTCACCCTCGAGGACATCGTCAACACCTCGCAGCGCCCGAAGACCGAAGAGTTCGACGACTACTTCTTCGTCGTGCTGAAGATGCTCAACTACATCCCGGATCACCGCGATATCGAAATCGAGACCATGAGCCTCATCCTCGGCCGCAATTTCGTGCTCTCCTTCCAGGAACGCCAGGGCGATGACTTCGAGCCCGCCCGCGAGCGGATACGCACCGGAAAGGGCCGCATCCGCCGGATGGCCGCGGACTACCTGGCCTACGCCCTCATGGACGCCGTGGTCGACGGATACTTCGTGGCGCTGGAGCAAATCGGCGACCACATCGAGATCATCGAAGACGAAATCGTCACCGCGCCCGCCCCTAGACACATGCAGGAAATTCACCGCCTCAAGCGCGAAATCCTCTTCATTCGCAAGTCCGTCTGGCCGCTCCGCGAAGAGGTCTCTTCGCTTTTGAAGACGGATTCCCCCCTCATCCGGAACGAAACCCGCGTCTACCTGCGCGACGTCTACGACCACACCATCCGCGTGATCGACATGGTCGAGACCTGCCGCGACATCCTCAGCAGCATGCACGACACCTACCTCACCAGCGTGAGCAACCGGATGAACGAGGTCATGAAGGTGCTCACCATCATCGCCACCATCTTCATTCCGCTCACGTTTGTCGTGGGCGTCTACGGCATGAACTTCCAGCACATGCCCGAGCTCGCCTGGCGCTGGGGCTATTTCGGCGTCTGGAGCTTCATGCTCGCGCTATCCGCCGGCATGATCCTCTACTTCCGCAAACGCGGCTGGCTGGGATGA
- a CDS encoding Fic family protein, whose protein sequence is MSVRESDDPELHARIQEQNLLRQYDLLTNCMEIGFAKGIEAFDKYTLWALNGVAVANIAQFGGRYREQPIYVANHIPPHFEKVPHLMDQCLSMVHENWTIINHPTYLAAYVLWRMNWIHPFIEGNGRTARAACYYLLCMKHGRLLPGQKIVPERIRDNRQPYYEALRAADVKWSEGQLDVSALAEYLEELLEAQLIDD, encoded by the coding sequence ATGTCAGTTCGTGAGAGTGACGATCCAGAACTTCATGCCCGGATTCAAGAGCAGAACCTTCTTCGCCAATATGACCTCCTCACCAATTGTATGGAGATTGGTTTTGCCAAGGGAATAGAGGCCTTTGACAAGTATACCCTGTGGGCGCTGAATGGTGTTGCGGTTGCAAACATTGCCCAGTTTGGCGGCCGCTACCGGGAACAGCCAATTTACGTTGCCAATCACATTCCTCCCCATTTTGAAAAAGTGCCCCACCTGATGGATCAATGCCTGTCAATGGTCCATGAGAACTGGACGATCATTAATCATCCAACATACCTAGCAGCATATGTACTTTGGCGCATGAACTGGATACATCCTTTCATTGAAGGTAATGGCCGAACTGCACGGGCGGCTTGCTATTATCTCCTTTGCATGAAGCACGGAAGGCTTCTTCCGGGGCAAAAGATTGTTCCCGAGCGAATTCGGGATAATCGCCAACCGTATTACGAAGCGCTACGGGCCGCGGATGTCAAGTGGAGTGAAGGCCAGCTTGACGTTTCGGCACTTGCTGAATACCTCGAAGAATTGCTTGAGGCGCAATTGATTGATGATTAG
- a CDS encoding DUF2961 domain-containing protein, producing MKRAICLLTTALLMTMGAAAVHAQTNTLDHLYQLKDAKTRSISPENFTGEKGKGGMATLEEGTASRAARELGQGWKVNPYVHIEPGTTFTLGEINESGVINHIWMTPVGDYRLMILRFYWDGEETPSVEVPVGDFFAAGWGMGNEPRITSLAVCVNPRSGFNSYWQMPFRKGAKVTMENLGEKRATVYYQIDYSLEAVPENTPYFHAQFRRVNPLPEKEDYTIVDGIQGRGNYVGTYLAHGANSPGWWGEGEIKFYMDGDTDFPTICGTGEEDYFCGSYGYSEHEVDGKVRYESFTSPYTGFYHVENYEGPQRRFGQYRWHITDPVRFEKDLRITIQSLGWQSEGRYLPLQDDLASVAYWYQLEPHNPFPPLPAKEDLIIVDE from the coding sequence ATGAAACGAGCCATCTGTCTGCTGACCACCGCCTTGTTGATGACCATGGGAGCCGCCGCCGTGCACGCGCAAACGAACACGTTGGACCATCTGTACCAGCTGAAGGACGCCAAGACCCGATCCATCAGCCCGGAGAATTTCACGGGCGAGAAGGGGAAGGGGGGTATGGCGACGCTGGAGGAGGGCACGGCGTCGCGTGCCGCGCGGGAGCTGGGGCAGGGTTGGAAGGTGAATCCCTATGTGCACATTGAGCCGGGAACGACGTTCACGCTGGGCGAGATTAACGAATCCGGCGTGATCAACCATATCTGGATGACACCGGTGGGCGATTACCGCCTGATGATCCTGCGCTTCTACTGGGACGGCGAGGAGACGCCTTCGGTGGAGGTTCCGGTGGGCGATTTCTTCGCGGCGGGCTGGGGCATGGGCAACGAGCCGCGGATCACGTCCCTGGCGGTATGCGTGAACCCGCGCAGCGGCTTCAATTCGTACTGGCAGATGCCGTTCCGGAAGGGCGCGAAGGTCACGATGGAGAACCTGGGCGAGAAGCGGGCGACGGTCTATTACCAGATCGACTATTCGCTGGAGGCCGTGCCGGAGAACACGCCGTACTTCCACGCGCAGTTCCGCCGCGTGAACCCGCTGCCCGAGAAGGAGGACTACACGATTGTGGACGGGATCCAGGGCCGGGGCAATTACGTGGGAACGTACCTGGCCCATGGGGCGAACAGCCCGGGCTGGTGGGGCGAGGGCGAGATCAAGTTCTATATGGACGGCGACACGGACTTCCCGACGATCTGCGGCACGGGCGAGGAGGACTATTTCTGCGGGTCCTACGGCTACTCGGAGCATGAAGTCGACGGCAAGGTGCGCTACGAGAGCTTTACCAGCCCCTACACCGGCTTCTACCACGTGGAAAACTACGAGGGCCCGCAACGCCGCTTCGGCCAGTACCGCTGGCACATCACGGATCCGGTCCGGTTTGAAAAGGATCTGCGGATTACCATCCAGAGTCTCGGCTGGCAGAGCGAGGGCCGCTACCTGCCGCTGCAGGACGACCTGGCGTCGGTGGCGTACTGGTACCAGCTGGAGCCGCACAACCCGTTCCCGCCGCTGCCGGCGAAGGAAGATTTGATTATCGTGGACGAGTAA
- a CDS encoding LamG domain-containing protein: MRPQFFFSALLVIALASAAAAQQAEPWESAYTGDDAAGEHVIAFWNFEGEGGAVADASGKGHDGVLDGAARVPEGRFGAGLASYPGHPVEDVRHAMRAPDAPELSPRGAFTAEMWIRPSEAIADYPDSFLLDKKYVAHDDYQWILGPADGSGLRRMRVVLGFGEDSETWWDGGGLSYEPGVWRHVAFTYDGAGTVQFFRDGRSVGRSTKPGRGPVHPGAHGLSIGDRVGSLYHGFPGTIDEVRLTEGAREFRPLVVSAAHVRTAWGRMEADARLGFTLTNARRAPLTGVTATVRVPGMPEQAYTLPELAPGGSADVAYALDTSLRPGEYAVAVTYATGPEETAYRNTDTFPVTIVPRQPPHRMPVVMWGVGGVEGVVEELPRLKELGFTHCLGLRCDYDAVWRAGAPVPAQDSRNLDASYRMLDRAFAEDFGVIISLGVGHWLDAKTELLRIGRDGAPYERVNPCCLTPGLLDFSKNVGQSVAQSYGDFPAFQAALINTEVRDSSQVCFHEHDRAAYRAATGREIPEEAQHKNGVRWSEIPDFRPDRAVPDDHELLQYYRWFWKVGDGWNAMHSAVHDGLREAGDDFWTFFDPAVRVPSIWGSGGNVDYLSHWTYSYPDPERIGLAADELFAMARGGRTGQDVMKMTQIIWYRSQTAPAEGTVAAAQSAWEDYDPDAAYITIAPAHLRQAFWSKIARPVKGIMYHGWQSLVPAEGGSVYRYTHPETRHALKELAATVVRPLGPTLLQTPAAPSDVAFLESFTSEMFAGRGTYGWGGSWGADAYHILRFAGLQPEIVFEESLQRDGLDRYRVLVLADCDVLPRSIVDAVRAFQQGGGIVVGDERLCPAIAPDITIPVYTRVKQADVDKAALLERAAALREQLAGRYAWPVRSSNPEVLTYRRAYGSSEYLFAINDHREFGSYVGSHGLVMENGLPATTTIDLARAGHVYDLVASREIPVTPAEDGTRFDLQLEPGGGRMLLVTARPIASIAVSGPEEAQRGKPVALTVTVADAESQPVDAVVPVELDIRDPDGRAAEFSGYYGAKDGVLRVDLQIAPNDTPGMWSARAREGATGQAAWHFFRVGGD, encoded by the coding sequence ATGCGACCCCAGTTCTTCTTCAGCGCCCTTCTTGTGATTGCTCTCGCTTCTGCCGCCGCCGCGCAGCAGGCCGAGCCGTGGGAGTCGGCTTACACGGGCGACGACGCGGCGGGCGAACACGTCATCGCGTTCTGGAACTTCGAGGGCGAGGGCGGCGCCGTTGCCGATGCCTCGGGAAAGGGGCATGACGGCGTGCTGGACGGCGCGGCGCGGGTTCCCGAAGGGCGCTTCGGCGCGGGGCTCGCCTCGTATCCCGGGCACCCGGTGGAGGACGTGCGCCACGCCATGCGCGCGCCCGACGCGCCGGAACTGTCGCCGCGCGGCGCCTTCACCGCGGAGATGTGGATACGCCCGAGCGAGGCGATTGCGGACTATCCGGATTCCTTCCTGCTGGACAAGAAATACGTCGCGCACGATGACTACCAGTGGATTCTCGGGCCGGCGGACGGGAGCGGCCTGCGGCGCATGCGGGTAGTGCTCGGGTTTGGCGAAGATTCGGAGACCTGGTGGGATGGCGGGGGGCTGTCCTACGAACCGGGCGTGTGGCGTCACGTTGCTTTCACCTACGACGGCGCGGGGACGGTGCAGTTCTTCCGCGATGGGCGGTCGGTGGGCCGTTCCACGAAGCCGGGTCGGGGGCCGGTGCACCCTGGGGCGCACGGGCTGTCGATCGGCGATCGCGTGGGCAGCCTGTACCACGGCTTTCCCGGCACGATCGACGAAGTCCGGCTGACGGAAGGCGCGCGGGAATTCCGTCCGCTGGTGGTGTCGGCGGCGCACGTGCGGACGGCCTGGGGCCGGATGGAGGCGGATGCGCGCCTGGGCTTCACGCTGACCAACGCGCGGCGGGCGCCACTCACGGGGGTGACCGCGACGGTGCGCGTTCCGGGAATGCCGGAACAGGCCTACACGCTGCCCGAACTGGCTCCGGGCGGATCGGCGGACGTGGCGTACGCGCTGGACACGTCGCTTCGCCCGGGGGAGTACGCGGTGGCGGTCACGTATGCGACCGGCCCGGAGGAAACCGCGTACCGGAACACCGACACGTTCCCCGTGACCATCGTGCCGCGCCAGCCGCCCCACCGGATGCCCGTGGTGATGTGGGGCGTGGGCGGGGTCGAAGGCGTTGTGGAGGAGTTGCCGCGATTGAAGGAGTTGGGCTTCACGCACTGCCTCGGGCTGCGCTGTGATTACGACGCCGTCTGGCGGGCGGGCGCGCCGGTTCCCGCGCAGGATTCGCGGAACCTGGACGCGAGCTACCGCATGCTGGACCGGGCCTTTGCGGAGGATTTCGGCGTCATCATCAGCCTTGGCGTGGGGCACTGGCTCGATGCGAAGACCGAACTCCTGCGCATCGGCCGCGACGGCGCGCCCTACGAGCGCGTGAACCCCTGCTGCCTGACGCCGGGTCTGCTGGACTTCTCCAAGAATGTGGGGCAATCGGTGGCGCAGAGTTATGGCGATTTTCCGGCCTTCCAGGCGGCCCTGATCAACACGGAAGTGCGGGACAGCTCGCAGGTCTGCTTTCACGAGCACGATCGCGCGGCCTACCGCGCGGCGACCGGCCGGGAGATCCCGGAGGAGGCGCAGCACAAGAACGGCGTGCGCTGGAGCGAGATTCCGGATTTTCGACCGGACCGCGCCGTTCCGGATGATCACGAATTGCTCCAGTACTACCGCTGGTTCTGGAAGGTGGGCGACGGGTGGAACGCGATGCACTCCGCGGTCCACGACGGCTTGCGGGAGGCGGGCGATGACTTCTGGACCTTCTTCGATCCGGCGGTGCGCGTTCCGTCGATCTGGGGGAGCGGCGGCAATGTGGACTACCTCTCCCACTGGACCTACAGCTATCCCGATCCCGAGCGCATCGGGCTGGCGGCGGACGAACTGTTCGCGATGGCGCGCGGCGGGCGGACGGGGCAGGACGTGATGAAGATGACGCAGATCATCTGGTACCGGTCACAGACCGCGCCCGCCGAGGGCACGGTAGCGGCGGCGCAGTCCGCGTGGGAAGACTACGATCCCGACGCGGCGTACATCACGATTGCGCCGGCGCACCTGCGGCAGGCCTTCTGGAGCAAGATCGCGCGGCCGGTAAAGGGGATCATGTACCACGGCTGGCAGTCGCTTGTGCCGGCGGAAGGCGGATCGGTGTACCGCTACACGCACCCGGAGACGCGGCATGCGCTGAAGGAATTAGCGGCGACGGTCGTGCGTCCCCTGGGTCCGACGCTTCTCCAGACGCCCGCCGCCCCTTCGGACGTGGCTTTTCTGGAGAGTTTCACCTCGGAGATGTTCGCCGGGCGCGGGACCTACGGCTGGGGCGGGTCGTGGGGCGCGGACGCCTACCACATTCTGCGCTTCGCGGGCCTGCAGCCGGAGATCGTGTTCGAGGAGAGCCTCCAGCGGGACGGGCTTGATCGTTATCGCGTGCTGGTGCTGGCCGATTGCGATGTGCTGCCCCGGAGCATCGTGGACGCCGTGCGGGCCTTCCAGCAAGGGGGCGGCATTGTGGTGGGGGACGAGCGGCTTTGCCCCGCGATTGCGCCGGACATCACGATACCCGTCTATACGCGCGTCAAACAGGCGGATGTTGACAAGGCGGCATTGCTGGAGCGGGCCGCCGCACTCCGCGAACAGCTCGCGGGGCGTTATGCCTGGCCGGTGAGGTCGTCCAACCCCGAGGTGTTGACGTACCGCCGCGCGTACGGGAGCTCGGAGTATCTTTTCGCGATCAACGACCACCGGGAGTTCGGGAGCTATGTTGGCAGCCACGGCCTGGTGATGGAGAACGGCCTTCCGGCGACCACCACAATCGATCTGGCGCGGGCGGGGCACGTGTATGACCTGGTGGCGTCCCGCGAGATTCCCGTGACGCCCGCGGAGGACGGCACGCGCTTCGATCTGCAACTGGAGCCCGGCGGCGGGCGGATGTTGCTGGTAACCGCAAGACCCATCGCCTCGATCGCCGTGAGTGGGCCGGAAGAAGCGCAGCGCGGGAAACCGGTTGCGCTGACGGTTACGGTGGCGGACGCCGAAAGCCAGCCGGTGGATGCGGTGGTTCCCGTGGAGCTCGATATCCGCGACCCCGACGGGCGGGCGGCGGAATTCAGCGGGTATTACGGCGCGAAGGACGGCGTCTTGCGGGTGGACCTGCAAATCGCGCCGAACGATACGCCGGGCATGTGGAGCGCCCGCGCGCGGGAAGGGGCGACCGGGCAAGCGGCCTGGCATTTCTTCCGGGTGGGCGGGGACTGA
- a CDS encoding phytanoyl-CoA dioxygenase family protein, which yields MQISERQCAQFRDLGYLIAPNFLDANELELVRGVCDASVSEIEADMRARGVTEDRINVLGKKYFVLSARKTHPELLPLIFGEKAASVCRATIGDTAYLHNEQFVVKMSDEATSFAWHQDSGYSVYSGGAAEHTPYLTCWIALDDMSEANGTISVLPFERAPSRGLLPHAWDESAHAMVGYGGDDPGDLIEVPAGTLVAFSSFLLHRSGANTTGRPRRSYFVAYTPTLFTHGDPAKGVYSSGDPLLIDGVPQESC from the coding sequence ATGCAGATTTCAGAGCGCCAGTGCGCGCAGTTCAGAGACTTGGGCTACCTGATCGCACCCAACTTCCTGGACGCGAACGAATTGGAATTGGTGCGGGGCGTCTGTGACGCGTCCGTGTCGGAAATTGAGGCGGACATGCGCGCGCGCGGGGTAACCGAGGATCGCATCAACGTGCTCGGCAAGAAGTACTTCGTGTTGAGCGCGCGCAAGACCCATCCGGAGCTGCTGCCGTTGATCTTCGGCGAGAAGGCGGCGTCCGTCTGCCGCGCGACAATCGGGGATACGGCCTACCTGCACAACGAACAGTTCGTGGTGAAGATGTCGGATGAGGCGACGAGCTTTGCCTGGCACCAGGACAGCGGCTATTCGGTCTATTCCGGCGGCGCGGCGGAGCACACGCCATATCTCACGTGCTGGATCGCGCTGGACGACATGAGCGAGGCCAACGGCACGATTTCGGTATTGCCCTTTGAGCGCGCGCCCTCCCGCGGCCTCCTGCCCCATGCGTGGGACGAATCCGCCCACGCCATGGTGGGCTACGGCGGCGACGACCCCGGCGACCTCATCGAGGTCCCCGCGGGGACGCTGGTGGCTTTTTCGAGCTTCCTGCTGCACCGGAGCGGCGCGAACACCACCGGTCGCCCGCGGCGGAGCTATTTCGTGGCGTACACGCCGACATTATTCACCCACGGCGATCCGGCGAAGGGCGTCTACAGCAGCGGGGACCCGCTATTGATTGACGGCGTCCCGCAGGAGAGCTGTTGA
- a CDS encoding right-handed parallel beta-helix repeat-containing protein — protein sequence MFASICIALMAPLAVAQPAITDYPTPQEAIDAHPGEMIYVPPGVHTIDAALFLRGEGGGLYGPGAIEQTNPGASIVTVEKASLVRLEGVTLTRSAADEPARGPGLFIHKSRLVDVRGVRVLDHHARDAAIEIRGSEQVTVKDCLVRNYKCIAIDDRTASPLYGYAFRAIDGTGILVTGSRGTVIESNRVIEERLLPTREAKEQYGLGELTVRPGEKGQLMPREAWETGYVSNWHQGSAIVVTGPRETSHTIIRGNYLQNCAQGIDIHSDHVIVSDNIVDHGFMGVKMTHGSRNVTVTGNLLTHIDLWGILINPGAASEHAVLAKEGAPAKAGNHDSGIIIANNQITDFGYGHEYWNWGGRNEGNGGYGIFLMDKQLEENPNLSDILIEGNIVYDSGRDGVLVDGELVREGPRYQYALCVRYTPDSPHFPKNVVVGENIFHAGKDGVCNQELPLGSE from the coding sequence ATGTTCGCATCGATCTGTATCGCCCTGATGGCCCCGCTGGCCGTTGCGCAGCCCGCGATTACCGACTACCCCACGCCGCAGGAGGCGATCGACGCGCATCCGGGGGAGATGATCTATGTGCCGCCGGGGGTTCACACGATCGATGCTGCGCTGTTTCTGCGCGGCGAAGGCGGGGGGCTGTATGGGCCGGGCGCCATCGAACAGACCAATCCGGGCGCGAGTATCGTGACGGTGGAAAAGGCGAGCCTGGTGCGGCTGGAGGGCGTCACGCTGACGCGGAGCGCGGCGGACGAACCGGCGCGGGGGCCGGGACTGTTTATCCACAAGAGCCGGTTGGTGGACGTGCGCGGTGTGCGGGTGCTCGACCACCATGCGCGGGACGCGGCGATTGAAATACGCGGCAGCGAGCAGGTGACGGTGAAGGATTGCCTGGTGCGCAACTACAAGTGCATCGCCATCGACGATCGCACGGCGTCGCCGCTGTATGGCTATGCGTTCCGTGCGATCGACGGTACCGGCATTCTCGTGACCGGCAGCCGGGGCACGGTGATTGAATCGAACCGGGTTATTGAGGAGCGGCTGCTGCCGACCCGGGAGGCGAAGGAGCAATATGGCCTCGGCGAGCTGACCGTGCGGCCCGGGGAGAAGGGCCAGCTTATGCCGCGGGAGGCCTGGGAGACCGGCTACGTGAGCAACTGGCACCAGGGCTCCGCCATCGTGGTGACCGGCCCGCGCGAGACGAGCCACACGATCATCCGCGGCAATTACCTGCAAAATTGCGCCCAGGGCATCGATATCCACTCGGACCACGTCATCGTGTCCGACAACATTGTGGACCACGGGTTCATGGGCGTGAAGATGACGCACGGCAGCCGGAATGTCACGGTGACGGGTAACCTGCTGACCCACATCGACCTCTGGGGCATCCTCATCAATCCCGGCGCGGCCTCGGAGCATGCCGTGCTGGCGAAGGAAGGCGCGCCGGCGAAGGCGGGTAACCACGACAGCGGCATCATCATCGCCAACAACCAGATCACGGACTTCGGCTACGGCCACGAATACTGGAACTGGGGCGGGCGGAACGAGGGCAACGGTGGGTACGGCATCTTCCTTATGGACAAGCAATTGGAGGAAAACCCGAACCTGTCCGACATCCTCATCGAAGGCAATATCGTGTACGATTCCGGTCGGGATGGCGTGCTGGTGGATGGGGAACTCGTGCGGGAAGGCCCGCGCTACCAGTACGCGCTGTGTGTGCGGTACACGCCCGACAGCCCGCATTTCCCGAAGAATGTGGTCGTGGGGGAGAATATCTTTCATGCGGGAAAGGACGGGGTGTGTAATCAGGAACTGCCGTTGGGGAGCGAGTAG
- a CDS encoding DUF1080 domain-containing protein, translating to MRKPVVFAACGAVLMSAFAAHADFDKPEVKRWTKMEVNDQGELKEVKYMTIDGIMVHEDDPAIVPQPKVVDPGPAPAGDFIAAAPSDAIVLFDGTSLDNWTATDGTPTKWILKDGAMQPTEGSGYIQSKQEFGSVQLHVEFQTPAQVEGDGQGRGNSGVFLMGQYEIQVLDSYNNTTYPDGQCAALYGRHIPLVNACRKPGEWQSYDIIFHRPIFEGDKVVKRATFTVLHNGVLVHDHVELTGGTGWEGGSSISEYVPHGDTGPIQFQDHGNPVNFRNVWVRPLAD from the coding sequence ATGCGTAAGCCCGTTGTTTTTGCCGCCTGTGGCGCCGTACTGATGAGCGCCTTCGCCGCCCACGCCGATTTCGACAAACCGGAAGTAAAACGCTGGACGAAGATGGAGGTGAACGACCAGGGCGAGCTGAAGGAGGTGAAGTACATGACGATCGACGGGATCATGGTGCACGAGGACGATCCCGCGATTGTGCCGCAGCCGAAGGTGGTGGATCCGGGGCCGGCGCCCGCGGGCGATTTCATTGCCGCGGCTCCTTCGGACGCGATCGTGCTGTTTGACGGGACGAGCCTGGACAACTGGACGGCGACGGATGGGACGCCGACGAAGTGGATCCTGAAGGATGGGGCGATGCAGCCGACGGAAGGCTCGGGCTACATCCAGTCGAAGCAGGAATTTGGTTCGGTGCAGCTGCACGTGGAGTTTCAGACGCCGGCGCAGGTGGAGGGCGATGGACAGGGCCGGGGGAACAGCGGCGTGTTTCTGATGGGCCAGTACGAGATCCAGGTGCTGGATTCGTACAACAACACGACGTACCCGGACGGGCAGTGCGCGGCGCTGTACGGGCGGCACATCCCGCTGGTGAACGCGTGCCGCAAGCCGGGCGAGTGGCAGAGCTACGACATTATTTTTCACCGTCCGATCTTCGAGGGGGACAAGGTGGTGAAGCGGGCGACGTTTACGGTGCTGCACAACGGCGTGCTGGTCCACGATCACGTGGAGCTGACGGGCGGCACGGGCTGGGAGGGCGGCAGCTCCATCAGCGAGTACGTGCCCCATGGCGATACGGGCCCGATCCAGTTTCAGGATCACGGGAATCCGGTGAATTTCCGGAATGTGTGGGTGCGGCCGCTGGCGGACTGA
- a CDS encoding Fic family protein, translating into MVYALRMIFDAITEKKKRLDRYRPLPPDLVKNLEDWYRVELTYTSNAIEGNTLTRRETALVLEKGLTVGGKSLREHLEAANHAQAIDWVRDQVRRTPADLGERDMLAIHSLILKGIDDINAGRYRNIAVRIAGSTVVLPNPMKVPDLMADFAAWLAGANDLHPVALAAEAHYRLVTIHPFVDGNGRTARLLMNLLLMMAGYPPAIIQKRERLAYIGALEKAQTGGSKSGYESLIYRAVDRSLEMYLKAVEGETLLPSDGGALLKIGALAARAGVANSTIRHWTKLGLLEVAEVAESGYQLYAPEMIERIERIRALQEQRYTLDEIKAMLE; encoded by the coding sequence ATGGTTTATGCTTTACGTATGATCTTCGATGCCATAACCGAGAAGAAGAAGCGGCTTGACCGCTACCGGCCTCTCCCCCCCGATCTTGTGAAGAATCTGGAGGACTGGTATCGCGTCGAGCTGACCTATACCAGCAACGCCATCGAAGGGAACACGCTCACACGTCGCGAAACGGCCCTGGTGCTGGAGAAGGGGCTGACGGTTGGGGGGAAATCGCTGCGGGAGCACCTGGAGGCGGCGAACCATGCGCAGGCGATCGACTGGGTTCGGGACCAGGTGCGGCGGACCCCGGCGGACCTGGGCGAGCGCGATATGCTCGCGATTCATTCGCTGATTCTCAAGGGCATAGACGATATTAACGCGGGACGTTACCGGAACATTGCGGTGCGCATCGCGGGCTCTACGGTTGTGTTGCCGAATCCCATGAAAGTTCCGGACCTGATGGCGGACTTTGCGGCGTGGCTGGCGGGGGCGAATGATCTGCACCCGGTGGCGCTGGCGGCGGAGGCGCATTACCGCCTTGTGACGATTCACCCGTTCGTCGATGGCAATGGCCGAACGGCCCGGCTCCTGATGAACCTCTTGCTGATGATGGCGGGCTACCCGCCGGCCATTATCCAGAAGCGCGAGCGGCTGGCCTACATCGGCGCACTGGAGAAAGCGCAGACCGGCGGGTCGAAAAGCGGCTACGAGTCGCTCATCTACCGGGCGGTTGACCGCTCTCTGGAAATGTATCTCAAGGCGGTGGAGGGCGAAACGTTGTTGCCGTCCGACGGCGGCGCGTTGCTCAAGATTGGAGCCCTGGCGGCGCGCGCGGGGGTCGCCAACTCCACGATCCGGCATTGGACCAAACTGGGCCTGCTTGAGGTGGCGGAGGTGGCGGAGTCGGGATACCAGCTCTATGCGCCGGAGATGATCGAGCGGATTGAGCGGATTCGTGCATTGCAGGAGCAGCGGTATACGCTGGATGAAATTAAAGCGATGTTGGAATAA